A genome region from Eremothecium gossypii ATCC 10895 chromosome VII, complete sequence includes the following:
- the CDC27 gene encoding anaphase promoting complex subunit CDC27 (Syntenic homolog of Saccharomyces cerevisiae YBL084C (CDC27)): MDRQHSSIQQQPRMSAVLQETISQLKHLIITHIQQLNYDSAEFFSELLYADCSCTNTGNNTGTIDESRERFDSLYYYALTLYLQGDYHSSVHVVKDALSSHLGCAYVYARCCLKLGTRYQDAIQALMALRDCWQNGVTNSTDLFMYPDKATVLSVMGQLSLKSHREKEAVSFLSQSLSTNSYQLEPLSILFEMRADLQTVKLFKPVKKSWKAKHLRTANIISKPQTPFKIPSRLSTSAVGAAPNPLLSTSSAIVSTSPSMMRRSKFLNSNSNASNATSNINNNNNVNNNGQQSTPPSKLLNIEHNKTTPDDKLSPSQMQLLSHNPLPHKPLDQLMYWMMKAYKSYYRYDSYRAIRLLNEQLPSHILQNMPWCLALLSRLHFEIQNHDMSLSYFNKLRRLQPTRLKDMDVYSTLLWHLHDKIRLADLCHELMAQDDKNCITWCCLGNLFSLNRDHDEAIKALKKATSLNPQFAYAYTLQGHEYSNNDAFDNAKMCYRKALAINPNHYNAHYGLGMSCIKLGQYDEALLHFEKARSINPVNVILNCCCGVALERLGRREKALDFYQLACELQPNSSLALFKKSQLLFNLGQYSNALQNFEKLEQLTPNEAPVHFLLGQLYQIVGRKKDAITQFTIAMNLDPNGIQLVKEALEKCHEQG, encoded by the coding sequence ATGGATCGACAACATAGCTCTATCCAGCAACAACCAAGGATGTCAGCTGTTCTGCAGGAGACAATATCACAACTAAAGCATTTGATCATAACCCATATTCAGCAGTTGAACTACGATTCAGCCGAGTTCTTCTCCGAATTGTTGTATGCCGACTGCTCCTGCACCAACACCGGCAACAACACGGGTACCATAGACGAGAGCCGCGAGCGGTTTGATTCGTTGTACTATTATGCATTGACGTTATACTTGCAAGGGGACTACCACTCCTCCGTTCACGTGGTGAAGGACGCGCTTAGCAGCCACCTAGGCTGCGCGTACGTGTATGCGCGGTGTTGTTTGAAGCTTGGGACGCGCTACCAGGATGCCATCCAGGCGCTCATGGCGCTCCGAGACTGCTGGCAGAACGGTGTGACGAACTCCACGGACCTCTTCATGTACCCGGACAAGGCGACGGTGCTGTCCGTGATGGGACAGCTCTCGTTGAAGTCGCACCGGGAAAAGGAGGCAGTGAGCTTTCTTTCGCAGTCTTTGTCGACCAACAGCTACCAGTTGGAACCGCTCTCCATTCTCTTTGAGATGCGCGCGGACCTTCAGACGGTGAAGTTGTTCAAGCCCGTCAAGAAGTCGTGGAAGGCGAAACACTTGCGGACCGCAAATATCATCTCCAAGCCGCAGACTCCGTTCAAGATACCGTCGCGGTTATCCACCTCTGCTGTTGGGGCAGCACCCAATCCACTCCTCTCAACCTCCAGTGCCATAGTATCAACCTCCCCATCCATGATGAGACGGTCCAAATTTTTAAATTCAAATAGCAATGCCAGCAACGCTACGTCGAACATCAATAACAATAACAATGTTAATAATAATGGCCAGCAATCTACGCCACCGTCAAAACTACTGAATATTGAACATAATAAAACTACCCCCGACGACAAGCTGTCGCCGTCACAAATGCAACTACTATCACATAATCCTCTCCCCCACAAACCGTTAGACCAATTAATGTACTGGATGATGAAAGCATACAAGTCCTACTATCGTTATGATTCATATAGAGCTATTCGCCTTCTCAACGAGCAGCTCCCCTCCCATATTTTGCAGAATATGCCTTGGTGTTTAGCACTTCTATCAAGGCTACACTTTGAAATTCAAAACCATGACATGTCTCTGTCATATTTTAATAAGCTTCGTCGGTTGCAACCAACTAGGCTTAAGGACATGGATGTTTATTCGACCCTCTTATGGCATCTACACGATAAGATCCGCCTAGCCGATCTTTGCCATGAACTAATGGCCCAAGATGACAAAAACTGCATTACATGGTGCTGTCTAGGGAATTTGTTTTCCCTAAATCGCGACCATGATGAAGCCATCAAAGCACTAAAAAAAGCCACTAGCCTCAACCCACAGTTTGCATATGCATACACTTTACAAGGACATGAGTATTCCAATAATGATGCTTTCGATAATGCCAAAATGTGCTATCGGAAGGCGTTGGCTATCAACCCCAACCACTATAATGCTCACTACGGTTTAGGCATGTCTTGTATCAAACTAGGACAGTATGATGAAGCCTTACTTCATTTTGAAAAGGCGCGTTCAATCAACCCAGTTAATGTTATTCTGAATTGCTGCTGCGGAGTTGCGCTAGAAAGGTTAGGACGCCGCGAGAAAGCCCTTGATTTTTACCAATTGGCATGCGAATTGCAACCGAATTCATCATTGGCGTTGTTCAAGAAATCACAGTTGTTATTCAATTTGGGGCAGTATAGTAACGCATTACAGAATTTTGAAAAACTAGAACAATTGACTCCTAACGAAGCTCCTGTTCATTTCTTATTGGGACAATTATATCAAATAGTTGGTAGGAAAAAAGACGCTATAACACAATTCACAATTGCTATGAACTTGGATCCAAATGGTATCCAGTTGGTGAAAGAGGCGTTAGAGAAATGCCATGAACAAGGTTGA